Below is a genomic region from Periplaneta americana isolate PAMFEO1 chromosome 7, P.americana_PAMFEO1_priV1, whole genome shotgun sequence.
tcaagtaggatgggaggacgcatttatttgctgccaatatgatgagaatattaaatgtatgatttgttcacaagtattacgaggaaaacggttgtgtaacataaaacggcattataagttactacatgttactgatgaaacattaaaaggttaagtattattattattattattattattattattattattattattattatctctgtacgtcgatcctttttcagcagatgtacgaataatgcggttagatcttcaatttaaactcacagatttacaatgtgatgttaaatgaaagctagacataaggacttgaaaaatgttgaacctttaaaatctttgccaaaaaataaatatccgaagcttcgttctttcgcttgttctgttgaagccatgttcgctacaacttacgtttgtgaaaaattattttcaacaatgaaaatagtaaaaaccaaatttaggtcacgactgacagacaaaatataccttcgtgatcatctacgactggcagtaagtgacataattcctgattttgaaactctgtcgcagagacattctgaagacagttaattttaggttgtgataatgtgtcctatgttttcttattaatttctttcttcgttacacgtactaaatattagtctgtagccttgtactgtataaaattttatcttagtgcttgacataaggaaaatgaaaatccgttaacaagtcagacagttgcttcacttccccttcggatgtccaCCTCCCTCcaaaggtgctatgcacgttgcaggttacacagtggctcggcgcacgatcgcatttccGCCACCGCTGCTTCAGGGTATATATTTCGCGTAACGAGAAAGTAAAAGGGACCAAGAAAAGCTCCTGttatgttttgaacagttaatgctataaaataataaatggagGCAATAATTTACAACGTTGTAAGAGAATATCCTCAAATGGTAGGTTCCTTGATGAATAGAATGATTGTAAAATGGAAATCggggcagagacattgcacatcGCTTAAATAAGGATTTCATGAGCGTGATGTGGGTCGATTACTTATACTGTAGTTtgtgccaatgatgatgatagtaatgatgatgatgatgataataataataataataataataataataataatgtgatgaaATATGAATTGTACTTAGTGTTGAAGTGACATTTCATCTTTTTCCTGCATTAGACGTTCGTGCATTTGCGAAATTGCTTTCTTCTGGCCGTTCAGAAAATCCTGCCAGTATTTCGAATCAAGAAGTTTCCTCGTGAATTTCGTGTTAAGAGTGTCCTGCAGTTGATTCTCTTCCTTGTATTCGACTAGTTTGGCCACATTTTGAACGAAGTCCTCTGTGAACTGGTGAGTGGTAACATAATGTTCCAAAGCATTTTCCAAGAGAGGCACATCATGCAGCAGCTTGTACTGCTCAGTCAGGTTGTGGACGAGTTCTGAACTGTTCAGTATGACGTAATATTGGTTAGTCACGTGGTACAGTTGTTCAAACATAATCAACAcatgattatatttatttaataatttctcgTAACGTGGAACGTTAACCGCCATGTCTTCTAATGTTACTTGAGCTGTGTTCAGGAATtcatcgaatattttaaaatgtttaataagagATGCGAGCTCAACAGTATAATTCCTCATTTCGTTTATGAAAATTTGACCGAAACTATTGTTATGGTAATTAACGTATTTCCAAGCAACGTTTGCTAGATATTTGGCTACCAACTCAAAATGTTTACCTTGTTGCTTGAGTCTGTCGCTTTCTTGCTTTAAGCAAAGTTCAGAAGTAACAAAGTGTTCGTAATAATGTTCACTGATTCCGTTGGACTCGGTTCCGGTTCTGAAGCACTCCGTTGCTGGGTGGTCGGCAGCGCCACGTTTGCTGGTTGTTGACTGATGTCCATGGGATCGTGTACCACTGCTTGACTTGGACCTTATTTCTTGGATGTTCAGAGTCGTTGCCAACAGGATTAAGATGAGTCGAACctgcaaataaatataatcatattataGACAATGTCTCCTTGGCagaaattttgtaatttataccAGTTAAGAATGGTTTGTTTATTAGAGCACAAATATCCAACAGTGTGTGCACTGCAGTAAGTATAGGATGGTACGTATGAAGAAACCTAAAACTGAAATGCGTAACGTGagtacgggtacggctagttaataatatttaaatttattgtattttcatgaaattagcaactttaaactgttgtggctccgaaaccctttcacctaatgatcaaaatcatggtttattttgatgctgagaaattaaactttatattgacatgtaaacagtttttcttactttttatggaaatggagaaatttagatttttcctcattaagacgcctttgcccacgaaaaaatatttttaaaatatatggttagattccgcattgaacgtacaaataaacacatattttttactggtgcaccgttgataagaaagtattgaaaatatcaaataaagaaaataaatagtacgcgcgtgaagtaaccagctgactgtgaggcgggagctagcctaggcaagcaagaccaggagacaaacacgtcatgtttcgtctagtagcgcatagctggcctagctttatcacaaattttcataaatacaggagtaaaatgacgcccaacgctcgcttatcttcacctctcggccagtgcgtgcggtactgcgccgttcaagtctaggcgtgtgaaaataatatatttaataccctcgaaacttattgccgagccactaagcaaacaatgccgaatccctcttaataatgcaaggttttttctcaatattctttacatttttacaaattggcaaaaagcctaaaagtaagtaaaatcagattatctctctctctgtatacagtaaaaataaggattacttcttaacataacctaccaaatgtcagcttcaaaataaactcccgttcaatgttctgcagtaaatgcttccagagttctgagcgctgaaagaggcttgtttttataaaatacgctaaatttgtcgctcaacaatacgaaaaccgtttgactttcgatagtatatttttgaaaatgcactcccctcagcaccttgtataaatagggaaaaaattagaggctttatactgatcgatttcataatatggaatagcccatatatagtCGACAACTTCCAATACACGGTTAACACCAATAGCATCACTACTTACGTTCGACGATAACGGTCGACATTGACGTCACTCTCACTGTATATGATTGACACCATTATTACTTAAGTTCACTACTTAACACCATTACATTTTTGTGGTTGATATTAACTTCATTACTAGATACTGTCGACACCATCACCACCATACGTAACAGCGAACGCATATTGTCGGCATAAACACCATCAAGAAGCACAGTCGACAATATCACCATACACGATTGAACAACTGTAATCACTACTCAAGTTCACACACACATCGAGGTTATCACCATTGCCAGGCACTTTCGTCACCATCGTTATACACGATTGAACAACCTTAATCACTACTCAAGTTCACACACACACATCGAGGTTATCACCATTGCTAGGCACTTTCGTCACCATCGTTATACACGATTGAACAACCTTAATCACTACTCAAGTTCACACACACATCGAGGTTATCACCATTGCCAGGCACTTTCGTCACCATCATTATACACGATTGAACAACCTTAATCACTACTCAAGTTCACACACACATCGAGGTTATCACCATTGCCAGGCACTTTCGTCACCATCGTTATACACGATTGAACAACCTTAATCACTACTCAAGTTCACACACACATCGAGGTTATCACCATTGCTAGGCACTTTCGTCACCATCGTTATACACGATTGAACAACCTTAATCACTACTCAAGTTCACACACACATCGAGGTTATCACCATTGCCAGGCACTTTCGTCACCATCATTATACACGATTGAACAACCTTAATCACTACTCAAGTTCACACACACATCGAGGTTATCACCATTGCTAGGCACTTTCGTCACCATCGTTATACACGATTGAACAACCTTAATCACTACTCAAGTTCACACACACATCGAGGTTATCACCATTGCTAGGCACTTTCGTCACCATCATTATACACGATTGAACAACCTTAATCACTACTCAAGTTCACACACACATCGAGGTTATCACCATTGCTAGGCACTTTCGTCACCATCGTTATACACGATTGAACAACCTTAATCACTACTCAAGTTCACACACACATCGAGGTTATCACCATTGCCAGGCACTTTCGTCACCATCGTTATACACGATTGAA
It encodes:
- the LOC138702632 gene encoding uncharacterized protein isoform X1, which produces MIPHNVRLILILLATTLNIQEIRSKSSSGTRSHGHQSTTSKRGAADHPATECFRTGTESNGISEHYYEHFVTSELCLKQESDRLKQQGKHFELVAKYLANVAWKYVNYHNNSFGQIFINEMRNYTVELASLIKHFKIFDEFLNTAQVTLEDMAVNVPRYEKLLNKYNHVLIMFEQLYHVTNQYYVILNSSELVHNLTEQYKLLHDVPLLENALEHYVTTHQFTEDFVQNVAKLVEYKEENQLQDTLNTKFTRKLLDSKYWQDFLNGQKKAISQMHERLMQEKDEMSLQH
- the LOC138702632 gene encoding uncharacterized protein isoform X2; this encodes MIPHNVRLILILLATTLNIQEIRSKSSSGTRSHGHQSTTSKRGAADHPATECFRTGTESNGISEHYYEHFVTSELCLKQESDRLKQQGSAHGGLGDGSKPRGDEVDIKHCCTQRQETSKI